In Polyangium spumosum, a genomic segment contains:
- a CDS encoding CAP domain-containing protein, with protein sequence MNTHSRRLHRGPSLLHALACALPALTALVLPLVATAEAGALRVTWKPSVSSPRPAAPKTTPREASLLGLCGPADGALMDVAGIVARRQLDGASALTADELAFALRAAGDPHVWPKAWSLSGQNLDDADTEARFKGWIGGIRTLGKRRCGVAKLDGENGAGVATVITFDALADMAPVTTSARVGQWITLEGTMLVPASGVQVVLLGPRAAPRTVPSSLSGGKIRSTFAVDQPGAWLVQVLATVSTGPRPVLETTIYAGQKPPSAFVRAAVPGEEAAAGAKDDADAMLRMINAARIAEGRKPLVRDPALDKVAKAHSEEMMKARIVGHDVGGGDPRKRIEAAGIKAAIAGENVASASSLPNAHRALWASPSHRGNLLLERFTKVGVAVARAADGSYWVTEMFSGP encoded by the coding sequence ATGAACACGCATTCGCGCCGTTTGCACCGCGGTCCGTCCCTCCTCCACGCCCTCGCCTGCGCCCTGCCCGCCCTCACGGCCCTCGTCCTGCCGCTCGTCGCGACCGCCGAAGCCGGCGCGCTCCGCGTCACCTGGAAGCCGTCCGTCTCGTCCCCCCGCCCCGCCGCCCCGAAGACCACGCCACGCGAGGCGTCGCTCCTCGGCCTCTGCGGGCCCGCCGACGGCGCGCTCATGGACGTCGCGGGGATCGTGGCGCGGCGCCAGCTCGACGGCGCGAGCGCGCTGACGGCCGACGAGCTCGCCTTCGCGCTGCGCGCCGCGGGAGATCCCCACGTGTGGCCGAAGGCGTGGTCGCTCTCGGGGCAGAACCTCGACGACGCAGACACGGAGGCGCGGTTCAAGGGGTGGATCGGCGGCATTCGTACGCTCGGCAAGCGGCGATGCGGGGTCGCGAAGCTCGACGGGGAGAACGGCGCCGGGGTCGCGACGGTGATCACGTTCGACGCGCTCGCGGACATGGCGCCGGTGACGACGTCCGCGCGGGTCGGGCAGTGGATCACGCTGGAAGGGACGATGCTCGTGCCAGCCTCGGGCGTGCAGGTGGTGCTGCTCGGGCCACGCGCGGCGCCGCGCACGGTGCCGAGCTCGCTGTCGGGGGGCAAGATTCGCTCGACGTTCGCGGTGGATCAGCCGGGCGCGTGGCTCGTGCAGGTGCTCGCCACGGTGTCGACGGGTCCGCGGCCCGTGCTGGAGACGACGATCTACGCGGGGCAGAAGCCGCCGAGCGCGTTCGTGCGCGCAGCGGTGCCGGGCGAGGAGGCCGCGGCGGGCGCGAAGGACGACGCGGACGCGATGCTGCGCATGATCAACGCGGCGCGCATCGCCGAGGGTCGCAAGCCGCTCGTGCGGGATCCGGCGCTCGACAAGGTCGCGAAGGCGCACTCGGAGGAGATGATGAAGGCGCGGATCGTGGGCCACGACGTGGGCGGCGGCGATCCACGCAAGCGCATCGAGGCGGCGGGGATCAAGGCGGCGATCGCCGGGGAGAACGTGGCGAGCGCGAGCTCCTTGCCGAACGCGCATCGGGCGCTCTGGGCGAGCCCGTCGCATCGCGGCAACCTCCTGCTCGAGCGGTTCACGAAGGTCGGCGTGGCCGTCGCGCGCGCGGCCGACGGGTCGTACTGGGTGACGGAGATGTTCTCCGGGCCCTGA
- a CDS encoding tetratricopeptide repeat protein has product MTPAPPSPEAAEIQARSGAPAWLPAYSAAQRALLAPVDTPIQTPAAPVYPDLGRFEYAGPARVDDLRRTLRFSSLIVTVIDKSPRLYSLDDAPPELANLIAQYGPPPSAEPDPWQAAEMSRKDRSLTLTEVKLSEEAKASLATARAKRDVGDTKAASDAFRAALVATPAAAIALELGDMLAAKGQAKEARDAFEEAVIIDPTLATAHLGIAELAAKRGDRDEARRWLAEAIAYWPASRRALALADRLTNGLASSRLTRLPLFRVFVDVDSAGAIHVGSSGGEPARIYAGCRAVMRYEPKVRARIFEQPEDVPYHLTMMEELICMESAIGVYVAARMSGKGAADPTMDALVDIARDEGLGGYVMTEILGRHRPERARVAPREVHRAMVRYVERTMLGAPLVADPDQGVYTAAR; this is encoded by the coding sequence ATGACCCCCGCACCCCCGTCGCCCGAGGCCGCGGAGATCCAGGCGCGGTCGGGCGCACCCGCGTGGCTCCCCGCGTACTCCGCCGCCCAGCGCGCCCTGCTCGCCCCGGTCGATACGCCCATTCAGACGCCCGCGGCGCCCGTCTATCCCGACCTCGGCCGCTTCGAGTACGCCGGCCCGGCGCGCGTCGACGACCTGCGCAGGACGCTGCGTTTCTCCAGCCTGATCGTGACGGTGATCGACAAATCCCCGCGGCTCTACTCGCTCGACGACGCGCCGCCGGAGCTCGCGAACCTGATCGCGCAGTACGGCCCGCCCCCATCCGCAGAACCGGATCCCTGGCAAGCAGCGGAGATGAGCCGCAAGGATCGCTCTCTCACGCTGACCGAGGTGAAGCTCTCGGAGGAGGCGAAGGCCTCGCTCGCGACGGCCCGCGCGAAGCGCGACGTCGGCGATACGAAGGCCGCCTCCGACGCGTTCCGGGCCGCCCTCGTCGCGACGCCCGCCGCGGCGATCGCGCTCGAGCTCGGCGACATGCTCGCGGCGAAGGGCCAGGCGAAAGAAGCGCGCGACGCGTTCGAGGAGGCGGTCATCATCGATCCGACGCTCGCGACGGCGCACCTCGGGATCGCCGAGCTCGCCGCAAAACGCGGCGATCGCGACGAGGCGCGCCGCTGGCTCGCCGAGGCCATCGCCTACTGGCCGGCCTCGCGCCGCGCCCTCGCGCTCGCGGACAGGCTCACGAACGGCCTCGCCTCGTCGCGCCTCACGCGGCTGCCCCTCTTCCGGGTCTTCGTCGACGTCGACAGCGCGGGCGCGATCCACGTCGGCTCCTCGGGCGGCGAGCCGGCGCGCATCTACGCCGGATGCCGCGCCGTGATGCGCTACGAGCCCAAGGTCCGCGCCCGGATCTTCGAGCAGCCGGAGGACGTGCCCTACCACCTCACCATGATGGAAGAGCTCATCTGCATGGAGTCGGCGATCGGGGTGTACGTCGCTGCGCGGATGTCGGGCAAAGGAGCGGCGGATCCGACGATGGACGCGCTCGTCGACATCGCCCGCGACGAAGGCCTCGGCGGCTACGTGATGACCGAGATCCTGGGCCGGCACCGTCCCGAGCGAGCGCGCGTGGCCCCACGCGAAGTGCATCGGGCCATGGTGCGTTACGTCGAACGCACGATGCTCGGCGCGCCGCTCGTCGCCGACCCCGACCAAGGGGTGTACACGGCGGCGCGTTGA
- a CDS encoding DsbA family protein: protein MALLRWSPLLLALLGSGGACHGSSERTDSKTAPSATPDPSIPGIDLGQLTAREKRDWQAQVTTLLAPCPETPVPISQCVQENRACKACLPAAKFLLKQVQAGRSKSEREEAYKARFDPKKVRTLVTDGSPELGPPDAPVTLVEWADFECPACRAFYPVVDDLVKRFPGQVRAVYKFYPLAIHPHGEISARAANAAFKQGKFWEMHHLLFDNQDRLEQSDLESYAKKLELDLGKFRAEMGSDDTVSRIEKDKKQADGVGLDGTPTVFINGREVDLGKLTDLYGDLEEWIQLDLELLGIKPAPAPAKPASSAIPAAGSAAPAAGSAAPAAGSAIPAAGSAAPAAGAPKK from the coding sequence ATGGCCCTACTGCGATGGTCGCCACTCCTCTTGGCCCTCCTCGGGAGCGGCGGCGCCTGTCATGGTTCGTCCGAGCGGACGGATTCGAAAACGGCTCCCTCCGCGACGCCCGATCCGAGCATCCCGGGCATCGACCTCGGCCAGCTCACGGCCCGGGAGAAACGCGACTGGCAGGCGCAGGTCACGACGCTGCTCGCCCCCTGCCCCGAGACCCCGGTCCCGATCAGCCAGTGCGTCCAGGAGAACCGGGCCTGCAAGGCGTGCCTGCCCGCGGCGAAGTTCCTGCTGAAGCAGGTGCAAGCCGGGCGTAGCAAGTCCGAGCGCGAGGAAGCGTACAAGGCTCGCTTCGATCCCAAAAAAGTGCGGACGCTCGTGACCGACGGCTCTCCCGAGCTCGGTCCTCCCGACGCGCCCGTGACCCTCGTGGAGTGGGCCGACTTCGAGTGCCCCGCGTGCCGCGCGTTTTACCCGGTGGTCGACGACCTCGTGAAGCGATTCCCGGGCCAGGTCCGCGCGGTCTACAAGTTCTACCCGCTCGCCATCCATCCCCACGGGGAGATCTCCGCGCGCGCGGCGAACGCGGCGTTCAAGCAGGGCAAGTTCTGGGAGATGCACCATCTCCTCTTCGACAACCAGGACAGACTCGAGCAGTCCGACCTCGAGAGCTACGCGAAGAAGCTCGAGCTCGACCTCGGGAAGTTCCGCGCCGAGATGGGCTCGGACGACACGGTCAGCCGCATCGAGAAGGACAAGAAGCAGGCCGACGGCGTGGGCCTCGACGGCACGCCCACGGTCTTCATCAACGGCCGCGAGGTCGACCTCGGCAAACTCACGGATCTCTACGGCGACCTCGAGGAGTGGATCCAGCTCGACCTCGAGCTGCTCGGCATCAAGCCCGCGCCGGCGCCCGCGAAGCCCGCGAGCTCGGCGATCCCCGCGGCAGGTTCGGCGGCACCGGCAGCAGGTTCGGCGGCACCGGCGGCGGGTTCGGCGATCCCTGCGGCAGGTTCGGCGGCACCGGCGGCGGGCGCGCCCAAGAAATGA
- a CDS encoding 3'-5' exonuclease, whose amino-acid sequence MKVADPCGCFPTGRHYPGIAHLLKVRAVGVASELDASAPWIDHPIAFLDVETTGRNAAVDRLVEVAVVIGLRGDVVARHSWLVNPGRPIPAESTAVHGIRDEDVADKPAFPEIVGELLATLAGAIPAAYNAVFDRGFLLAELERAGVRPENPPPAMRREVDWIDPLTFARELYKHEGSRALGDMAALLGIELVNAHRATDDAEAALRVLYALAKDSRVPRAYGSFIQEQRRLLRMQDEARARWRRPS is encoded by the coding sequence ATGAAGGTCGCCGACCCTTGCGGCTGCTTCCCGACGGGGAGGCACTACCCCGGCATCGCGCACCTGCTCAAGGTGCGCGCCGTCGGCGTCGCCTCCGAGCTCGACGCGAGCGCGCCGTGGATCGATCACCCGATCGCCTTCCTCGACGTCGAGACCACCGGCCGCAACGCAGCGGTGGACCGGCTCGTCGAGGTCGCCGTGGTCATCGGCCTGCGCGGCGACGTGGTCGCGCGCCATAGCTGGCTCGTGAACCCCGGCCGCCCGATCCCGGCCGAGTCCACCGCCGTGCACGGCATCCGCGACGAGGACGTCGCGGACAAACCCGCGTTCCCCGAGATCGTCGGCGAGCTCCTGGCGACGCTCGCGGGCGCCATCCCCGCCGCGTACAACGCCGTCTTCGACCGCGGCTTCTTGCTCGCCGAGCTCGAGCGCGCCGGTGTTCGTCCGGAGAACCCTCCACCCGCGATGCGCCGCGAGGTCGACTGGATCGATCCGCTCACCTTCGCGCGCGAGCTCTACAAGCACGAGGGCAGCCGCGCGCTCGGCGACATGGCCGCGCTGCTCGGCATCGAGCTCGTCAACGCGCACCGCGCCACGGACGACGCCGAAGCGGCGCTGCGTGTTCTTTACGCGCTCGCCAAGGATTCACGTGTCCCTCGCGCGTACGGCAGCTTCATCCAGGAGCAGCGCCGGCTCCTCCGCATGCAGGACGAGGCGCGCGCGCGCTGGCGCAGGCCGAGCTAG
- a CDS encoding alpha/beta fold hydrolase produces MFVHGLVGDFTHFEHVLSPLAGRFRLAGLDLPGCGLSYKPRTRNTIAGYADTLLEWMDERGMRSATLVGHSAGGQVVARAALEAPERVERLVLIGAAGMRRYPPGTPWLAETLLQPWVLARTLDRLAMPMLDRVFVARNAYTRKFVKDQLDRPIHPTIDEMAKVFHDLAKDLVAPTILENAHRFAMPVLVVWGEKDRLIPQESAAEVAAKLPRVIMKVIPGCGHLPMIECPDEVVRTLDGFFGSSVSAPEVTRTIPA; encoded by the coding sequence GTGTTCGTCCACGGACTCGTGGGTGATTTCACGCACTTCGAGCATGTCTTGTCGCCCCTCGCTGGTCGATTTCGCCTCGCGGGGCTCGATCTGCCGGGCTGCGGGCTCTCGTACAAACCGCGGACGAGAAACACGATCGCGGGGTACGCCGACACGCTCCTGGAATGGATGGACGAGCGCGGGATGCGCTCCGCGACGCTCGTCGGGCACTCGGCCGGGGGGCAGGTCGTGGCGCGGGCGGCGCTCGAGGCGCCGGAGCGGGTCGAGCGCCTCGTGCTCATCGGCGCGGCGGGGATGCGCAGGTACCCGCCCGGGACCCCGTGGCTCGCCGAGACGCTCCTTCAGCCCTGGGTCCTCGCCCGGACGCTCGACCGGCTGGCCATGCCGATGCTCGACCGCGTGTTCGTCGCGCGGAACGCGTATACCCGGAAATTCGTGAAAGACCAGCTCGACAGGCCCATCCACCCCACCATCGACGAAATGGCGAAGGTGTTCCACGACCTCGCGAAGGACCTGGTGGCGCCGACCATCCTGGAGAACGCGCACCGGTTCGCCATGCCCGTCCTCGTCGTCTGGGGCGAAAAGGACCGCTTGATTCCGCAGGAGAGCGCGGCGGAGGTGGCAGCCAAGCTACCCAGGGTTATAATGAAGGTAATTCCTGGGTGCGGCCACCTGCCCATGATCGAGTGTCCGGACGAGGTCGTACGGACGCTCGACGGCTTTTTCGGTTCTTCCGTGAGCGCGCCCGAGGTGACCAGGACGATCCCCGCATGA
- a CDS encoding MlaD family protein codes for MGIEVNRGAKVGLMTVALAAAAWGAYRFISPDAGTENGYRVWAHLPDVTGVAPHSRVMIQGIQVGTVDRIWLDGGKARVDIKMFPTAPLFDDAAIGKRATSLIGEYYIVLAPGTEGLPRIPDQGQIKNYIEEPSIQSLQGQVSEILKDVKTVTESLKGTVGSDQGKDQLEKILKNLAEVTEALNETVKENRTAVRDTINNINTITQNSQPNINAILDNLRQVTGDVRKMTSANGGDGGKAGELRSAAARIDKATTSLESALAHADNVAARIDRGEGTLGKLSKDETLINEVESAVGDVGELVGGMGRLQTVVGLRTDYNFLANTIKSYVELRLQPAEDKYYLIQLVNDPRGLTTFEQIDVDTTNPNDPPHYREVRTTTTNALRFSFQFAKRLGPFTGRFGIMESTGGLGLDMHLLDDRFELRQDLFGFGEQISPRWRVALAYEFIRKLWLLGGVDDILNADRRDYFIGLQLRFNDKDLKTILPFTPPVF; via the coding sequence TTGGGCATCGAGGTCAATAGAGGCGCCAAGGTCGGGCTGATGACCGTCGCGCTCGCGGCGGCGGCGTGGGGCGCGTATCGCTTCATCTCGCCGGACGCGGGTACGGAGAACGGTTATCGCGTCTGGGCGCATTTGCCCGACGTCACGGGCGTCGCGCCGCACTCGCGCGTGATGATCCAGGGCATCCAGGTCGGCACGGTCGACCGCATCTGGCTCGACGGCGGCAAAGCGCGCGTCGACATCAAGATGTTCCCGACGGCCCCGCTCTTCGACGACGCGGCCATTGGAAAACGCGCGACGAGCCTCATCGGCGAATATTACATCGTGCTCGCGCCCGGGACGGAGGGTTTGCCCCGCATCCCCGACCAGGGGCAGATCAAGAACTACATCGAGGAGCCCTCGATCCAGTCCTTGCAGGGGCAGGTCTCGGAGATCCTGAAGGACGTCAAGACGGTCACCGAGTCCTTGAAGGGCACGGTGGGCAGCGACCAGGGCAAGGATCAGCTCGAGAAGATCCTGAAGAACCTCGCCGAGGTTACCGAGGCGCTGAACGAGACGGTCAAGGAGAACCGCACGGCGGTCCGCGACACGATCAACAACATCAACACGATCACCCAGAACTCGCAGCCGAACATCAACGCGATCCTCGACAACCTGCGGCAGGTGACGGGCGACGTCCGCAAGATGACGAGCGCGAACGGCGGCGACGGCGGCAAGGCGGGGGAGCTGCGCAGCGCGGCGGCGCGGATCGACAAGGCGACGACCTCGCTCGAGAGCGCGCTCGCCCACGCGGACAACGTCGCGGCGCGGATCGATCGTGGCGAGGGCACGCTCGGCAAGCTCTCGAAGGACGAGACGCTCATCAACGAGGTCGAGAGCGCGGTCGGCGACGTGGGCGAGCTCGTCGGCGGCATGGGCCGATTGCAGACGGTCGTCGGCCTGCGGACCGATTACAACTTCCTCGCCAATACCATCAAGAGCTACGTCGAGCTCCGCCTGCAGCCGGCCGAGGACAAGTATTACCTCATCCAGCTCGTCAACGACCCGCGCGGCCTCACCACGTTCGAGCAGATCGACGTGGACACGACGAACCCGAACGACCCGCCGCATTACCGCGAGGTCCGCACGACCACGACGAACGCCCTCCGCTTCTCGTTCCAGTTCGCCAAACGCCTCGGGCCCTTCACGGGCCGGTTCGGCATCATGGAGTCGACCGGCGGCCTCGGCCTCGACATGCACCTGCTCGACGATCGCTTCGAGCTCCGGCAGGACCTCTTCGGCTTCGGCGAGCAGATCTCCCCGCGCTGGAGGGTCGCGCTCGCGTACGAGTTCATCCGCAAGCTCTGGCTGCTCGGCGGCGTCGACGACATCCTGAACGCCGACCGGCGCGATTACTTCATCGGCCTTCAGCTCCGCTTCAACGACAAGGACCTGAAGACGATCCTGCCGTTCACGCCTCCGGTCTTCTGA
- a CDS encoding ABC transporter permease, which yields MFGRIGVIALNTYRESVRARILLGLAAVAFAVSLYSLVVGAFTLKNAPRVVSDLGAASISIFSLAVAIIIGATSLHRELEQKTLFPILARPIRRSEYLVGKYLGTLLTIAVFVMADAGLVLLLSAALGAGVSPLRIYSMIAQAIVWLVLMGVLGWRLPSMRTYGVIPWALGMLVLGVVLSDVAPDERRVVLASSLLTMLEIAIVAAAATLFSSFSTPFLSALMTLGVWGVGRHADNLARLPVKSFGQTIHDIGVALSKIVPNLQIFVPPRPLLVGEAIDVKLSSYLGMASLTSLGWSLGLLAVAALVFNERDFL from the coding sequence ATGTTCGGCCGGATCGGCGTCATCGCCCTGAACACGTACCGCGAGTCGGTGCGCGCGCGTATCCTGCTCGGGCTCGCGGCCGTCGCCTTCGCGGTCTCGCTCTACTCGCTCGTGGTCGGGGCCTTCACGCTGAAGAACGCGCCGCGCGTGGTGAGTGACCTCGGCGCGGCCTCGATCTCGATCTTCAGCCTGGCCGTGGCGATCATCATCGGCGCGACGTCGCTGCACCGTGAGCTCGAGCAGAAGACGCTCTTCCCCATCCTCGCGCGGCCGATCCGCAGGAGCGAGTACCTCGTCGGCAAGTACCTCGGCACGTTGCTCACGATCGCGGTCTTCGTGATGGCCGACGCGGGCCTCGTGCTCCTGCTCAGCGCGGCCCTCGGCGCGGGCGTGTCACCCCTGCGCATCTACAGCATGATCGCCCAGGCGATCGTCTGGCTCGTGCTGATGGGCGTCCTCGGCTGGCGTCTGCCCTCGATGCGCACCTACGGCGTGATCCCGTGGGCCCTCGGCATGCTCGTGCTCGGCGTCGTGCTCTCGGACGTCGCGCCCGACGAGCGACGCGTGGTGCTCGCGTCGAGCCTGCTCACGATGCTGGAGATCGCGATCGTCGCGGCGGCCGCGACCCTGTTCTCGTCGTTCTCCACGCCGTTTTTGTCGGCGCTCATGACGCTCGGCGTGTGGGGCGTCGGGCGCCATGCCGATAACCTCGCGCGCTTGCCGGTCAAATCGTTCGGACAGACGATTCACGACATCGGCGTCGCCCTTTCGAAGATCGTACCGAACCTGCAGATCTTCGTCCCGCCGCGCCCGCTCCTCGTCGGCGAGGCGATCGACGTGAAGCTCTCGTCGTACCTCGGGATGGCTTCGCTCACCTCGCTCGGCTGGTCGCTGGGCCTCCTGGCGGTGGCTGCGCTCGTCTTCAACGAGCGTGATTTCTTGTGA
- a CDS encoding cation diffusion facilitator family transporter: MARAAQPDEHAHHDHAHHDDHDHAHAHHDHDHDHGHAHGLSELRRTPIRRLVIAFAITAGFMVVEAIVGFLSGSLALLADAGHMLADAAALALAMIAQRIASQQRTRARTYGYRRAEVLAAFANGVALALTAVWIFGEAVQRFQEPRSIDGTAMTATAVVGLVVNLLAAAVLSIGEKGHNINTRAALAHVLSDALGSVGAIVGGVLVLSLGWTRADPIISGVIALLICWGGFKLVRDTSHVLMEGSPIEIDIAHVEETLLKVPGVTGFHDLHVWSISEGFDVLTVHIVIARGFHGTDVVQAVAARLREAHGLEHCTIQPEPTSEPQLVPLRRKSHTEIPSTSNEPKLPLSREGEGDGG, encoded by the coding sequence ATGGCACGTGCGGCGCAGCCGGACGAACACGCGCATCACGACCACGCGCATCACGACGATCACGATCACGCGCACGCGCACCACGATCACGACCACGACCATGGCCACGCGCATGGCCTGAGCGAGCTGCGGCGCACGCCGATCCGGCGGCTCGTCATCGCGTTCGCGATCACGGCCGGCTTCATGGTCGTCGAGGCGATCGTCGGCTTCTTGTCGGGCAGCCTCGCGCTCCTCGCGGACGCCGGGCACATGCTCGCGGACGCGGCGGCGCTCGCGCTCGCCATGATCGCGCAGCGCATCGCCTCGCAGCAGCGCACGCGCGCCCGCACCTACGGGTATCGCCGCGCCGAGGTGCTCGCGGCCTTCGCGAACGGCGTCGCCCTCGCGCTCACGGCCGTGTGGATCTTCGGCGAGGCCGTGCAGCGCTTCCAGGAGCCGCGCTCGATCGACGGCACGGCCATGACGGCCACGGCGGTGGTGGGCCTCGTGGTCAACCTGCTCGCCGCGGCGGTGCTCTCGATCGGCGAAAAGGGGCACAACATCAACACGCGCGCCGCGCTCGCGCACGTCCTCTCCGACGCGCTCGGCTCCGTCGGCGCGATCGTGGGCGGCGTGCTCGTCCTCTCGCTCGGCTGGACCCGCGCCGACCCGATCATCAGCGGCGTCATCGCGCTCCTGATCTGCTGGGGCGGCTTCAAGCTCGTGCGCGACACCTCGCACGTGCTCATGGAGGGCAGCCCCATCGAGATCGACATCGCGCACGTGGAGGAGACGCTGCTCAAGGTCCCCGGCGTCACGGGCTTCCACGACCTGCACGTCTGGTCGATCTCGGAGGGCTTCGACGTGCTCACCGTGCACATCGTCATCGCCCGCGGCTTCCACGGCACCGACGTCGTCCAGGCCGTCGCCGCGCGCCTGCGCGAGGCCCACGGCCTCGAGCACTGCACGATCCAGCCCGAGCCCACCTCCGAGCCCCAGCTCGTGCCCCTCCGGCGCAAGTCGCACACGGAAATTCCTTCGACCTCAAACGAACCGAAGCTCCCCCTCTCCCGTGAGGGAGAGGGGGATGGGGGGTGA
- the orn gene encoding oligoribonuclease, translated as MAEPSDRLVWVDLEMTGLDPERCVIVEIATIITDSNLRVVEEGPNLVIHQPPEVLATMNDFVRDLHARSGLLERIPASTVSLEDAAAQTLAFVQKHVTKGTAPLCGNSVWKDREFLERYMPAFVAHLHYRMIDVSTLKELVKRWCPARQAPKKKETHRALDDIRESIEELAHYRSLLFAPLAARAQG; from the coding sequence ATGGCCGAACCGTCGGACCGCCTCGTGTGGGTGGATCTGGAGATGACTGGGCTCGATCCGGAGCGCTGCGTGATCGTCGAGATCGCCACGATCATCACGGACTCGAACCTCCGCGTGGTGGAGGAGGGGCCGAACCTCGTCATCCACCAGCCGCCGGAGGTGCTCGCCACGATGAACGACTTCGTCCGCGACCTGCACGCCCGATCGGGGCTGCTCGAGCGGATCCCCGCTTCGACGGTCTCGCTCGAAGACGCCGCCGCGCAGACGCTCGCCTTCGTGCAGAAGCACGTGACGAAGGGGACCGCGCCGCTCTGCGGCAACTCCGTGTGGAAGGACCGCGAGTTCCTCGAGCGGTACATGCCCGCGTTCGTGGCCCACCTGCATTACCGCATGATCGACGTGTCCACGCTGAAGGAGCTCGTGAAGCGGTGGTGCCCGGCGCGGCAAGCGCCGAAGAAGAAGGAGACGCACCGCGCGCTCGACGACATCCGCGAATCGATCGAGGAGCTCGCCCATTACCGGTCGCTGCTCTTCGCCCCCCTCGCGGCGCGCGCCCAGGGCTAG
- a CDS encoding multiheme c-type cytochrome: MPRALPSTALVISLVFGATVAACQGCRTPPAVTAEDDAAPTQPTVRLYLLSTVAGAIEPCGCTKDQLGGVDHLAAFLRAESAAAPSSLVLGAGPMLFGEPTLRPEQVTQQSWKAETLAAAAKDLGLVAWAPGLNDWAAGGEALSKYVSTAGSALLAGNVEGVAGVTGVVVREVSGVKIGIVGVAEPRDRAGKLPDGVTTKPALDAMRAGIAEAKKQGARVLVGLAAIPRGEALRLADAIPELAVLVLGKPQEADHNNDAPKPPMRVGSTLVVETSNHLQTVGVVDLFVRGRDAEPLSFADASGIERAEELVSVANRIRDLETRIQSWEKGGKVKAEDLAARKADLEKLRAERAKLEAPSPAPKGSFFRYKLVEVREKLGADPSIATKLVDYYKRVNDHNRTAFADRKPAPAAEGKASFIGVEACTVCHDEERKVYDGTTHAKAYETLEKDHKEFNLDCVSCHVTGYDKPGGSTVTFVDKFKGVQCEECHGPGSLHARKPDAKDLIILKPDPQSCVSQCHHPPHVENFDPVAKMELVLGPGHGK; encoded by the coding sequence ATGCCTCGCGCGCTCCCCAGCACGGCTCTCGTCATCTCTCTCGTCTTCGGAGCTACCGTGGCGGCGTGTCAGGGGTGCCGGACGCCTCCCGCCGTCACCGCGGAGGACGACGCGGCCCCGACGCAGCCGACGGTCCGGCTCTACCTGCTCAGCACGGTCGCCGGGGCGATCGAGCCTTGTGGTTGCACGAAGGACCAGCTCGGCGGCGTCGATCACCTGGCGGCCTTCCTCCGCGCGGAGTCGGCCGCGGCGCCTTCGAGCCTGGTGCTCGGCGCGGGGCCGATGCTCTTCGGCGAGCCCACGCTCCGGCCCGAGCAGGTGACGCAGCAGTCGTGGAAGGCCGAGACGCTGGCCGCGGCGGCGAAGGATCTCGGGCTCGTGGCCTGGGCCCCGGGCCTGAACGACTGGGCGGCGGGCGGCGAGGCGCTGTCGAAGTACGTGTCGACGGCCGGATCGGCGCTGCTCGCGGGCAACGTCGAGGGCGTGGCCGGCGTGACGGGCGTCGTGGTGCGCGAGGTGTCGGGCGTGAAGATCGGGATCGTGGGCGTGGCCGAGCCGCGGGATCGCGCGGGGAAGCTGCCCGACGGGGTGACGACGAAGCCCGCGCTCGACGCGATGCGCGCGGGGATCGCGGAGGCGAAGAAGCAGGGCGCGCGCGTGCTCGTGGGCCTGGCGGCGATCCCGCGCGGCGAGGCGCTGCGGCTCGCGGACGCGATCCCGGAGCTCGCGGTGCTGGTGCTCGGCAAGCCGCAGGAGGCCGACCACAACAACGACGCGCCGAAGCCGCCGATGCGCGTGGGTTCGACGCTCGTCGTGGAGACGTCGAACCACCTGCAGACGGTGGGCGTGGTGGATCTCTTCGTGCGCGGGCGCGACGCGGAGCCGCTCTCGTTCGCGGACGCGAGCGGCATCGAGCGCGCCGAGGAGCTCGTCTCCGTCGCGAACCGCATCCGTGACCTCGAGACGCGTATCCAGTCCTGGGAGAAGGGCGGCAAGGTGAAGGCCGAGGATCTCGCCGCGCGCAAGGCGGACCTCGAGAAGCTGCGCGCCGAGCGGGCGAAGCTCGAAGCGCCGAGCCCCGCGCCGAAGGGCAGCTTCTTCCGCTACAAGCTCGTCGAGGTGCGCGAGAAGCTCGGCGCCGACCCGTCGATCGCCACGAAGCTCGTCGACTACTACAAGCGCGTGAACGATCACAACCGCACGGCCTTCGCGGACCGCAAGCCCGCGCCCGCCGCGGAGGGGAAGGCGAGCTTCATCGGCGTCGAGGCGTGCACGGTCTGCCACGACGAGGAGCGCAAGGTCTACGACGGCACGACACACGCGAAGGCCTACGAGACGCTCGAGAAGGACCACAAGGAGTTCAACCTCGACTGCGTGAGCTGCCACGTGACGGGTTACGACAAACCCGGCGGTTCGACGGTCACGTTCGTGGACAAGTTCAAGGGCGTGCAATGCGAGGAGTGCCACGGCCCGGGGTCGCTCCACGCGCGCAAGCCGGACGCGAAGGACCTCATCATCCTGAAGCCCGATCCGCAGTCGTGCGTGTCGCAGTGCCACCACCCGCCGCACGTCGAGAACTTCGATCCGGTGGCGAAGATGGAGCTCGTGCTCGGGCCGGGGCACGGGAAATGA